A single genomic interval of Nocardioides palaemonis harbors:
- a CDS encoding FmdB family zinc ribbon protein — MPTYQYACTECGHSFEQFQSFSEDALTVCPECDGKLRKLFNAVGVVFKGSGFYRTDSRSASSSSTPASSSGSSDSSSSSSSSSSSSSSSSSSSTSSSSSSSSAASS, encoded by the coding sequence ATGCCGACCTACCAGTACGCCTGCACCGAGTGCGGCCACTCCTTCGAGCAGTTCCAGAGCTTCAGCGAGGACGCGCTCACCGTCTGCCCGGAGTGCGACGGCAAGCTCCGCAAGCTGTTCAACGCGGTCGGCGTGGTCTTCAAGGGCTCGGGCTTCTACCGCACCGACAGCCGCTCCGCCTCCTCGTCCTCGACCCCGGCCTCGTCGAGCGGGTCGTCGGACAGCTCCTCCTCGTCGAGCTCGTCGTCCTCGTCCTCGTCGAGCTCCTCGTCGTCGAGCACGTCGTCCTCCTCGTCCTCGTCCTCGGCGGCCTCCAGCTGA
- a CDS encoding penicillin acylase family protein, whose translation MSEQAPTPAPDPTPAADDPGRRSRWQAFRRAPRAVRWTAWTALGLAVVLLALAATALVVVRRPLPQASGEAELPGLGAQVEVLRDANGIPQVYADTDADLMRAQGYVHAQERFFEMDFRRHVTAGRLSELFGEDTLETDRFIRTMGWRRVAEREWALLAPATRDALTAYAEGVNAYLAERSPSELSAEYAVLGLTGLDYTPEEWQPVDSLAWLKAMAWDLRGNMDAEVDRVLLSLDHTQAEIDSLWPSYPFDEHPPIVSGGGVVDGVFEQNASGNATRNPRRPAYPPRVVEALERVQERVDAMPALLGSGRGIGSNSWVVDGDHSATGMPLLANDPHLGISQPGIWMQMGLHCRERSADCTLDTSGFTFSGVPGVIIGHNADIAWGFTNLGPDVTDLFLEQTDGDDAYVRDGASEPMQVRTETIEVRGADDVELRVRETVHGPLISDVSSEFATVGANAPTDEPGDRGSGYAVALAWTALQPAPTADAILELNRASDWDEFRAAAADFSVPAQNLVYADREGHIGYQAPGRVPIRPAGNDGTMPVEGWVSANDWTGEYVPFDGLPSVLDPEEGFIATANQAVIGEDYPYLLTEDWDYGYRSTRIRDELVAEGELSVSEMSALQLDTANPMAETLVPYLLDVELPFGYYRNAQDLLRDWDLTSPADSAPAAYFNVVWRNLLELTFHDDLRQRTWPDGGDRWFLVVSRMLQDPAGPWWDDTDTDEVETRDDILRQAMLDARDELTRRQSRDVRLWEWGRLHHMDLHNATLGESGVGLVERLFNRDGWEVGGGSSIVDATSWNAVDGYDVTAAPSMRMVVSLADFDDSRWINLTGVSGHPASSHYSDQTELYVAGRTLPWAFSRDAVDAATEDRLVLKPAASD comes from the coding sequence ATGAGCGAGCAGGCACCCACCCCCGCCCCCGACCCGACTCCCGCCGCCGACGACCCGGGCCGGCGGTCGCGGTGGCAGGCGTTCCGTCGCGCGCCGCGGGCGGTGCGCTGGACCGCGTGGACCGCCCTCGGGCTCGCCGTCGTGCTGCTGGCCCTCGCCGCCACCGCGCTCGTGGTGGTCCGTCGCCCGCTGCCGCAGGCCAGCGGCGAGGCCGAGCTGCCGGGCCTCGGTGCCCAGGTCGAGGTGCTCCGCGACGCCAACGGCATCCCGCAGGTCTACGCCGACACCGACGCGGACCTCATGCGCGCCCAGGGCTACGTCCACGCCCAGGAGCGGTTCTTCGAGATGGACTTCCGGCGCCACGTCACCGCCGGCCGACTCTCCGAGCTGTTCGGCGAGGACACCCTCGAGACCGACCGGTTCATCCGCACGATGGGCTGGCGCCGCGTCGCCGAGCGGGAGTGGGCGCTGCTCGCCCCGGCGACCCGCGACGCGCTCACCGCCTACGCCGAGGGCGTCAACGCCTACCTCGCCGAGCGCAGCCCCTCCGAGCTGTCCGCGGAGTACGCCGTCCTCGGCCTCACCGGCCTCGACTACACGCCCGAGGAGTGGCAGCCGGTCGACTCGCTGGCCTGGCTCAAGGCGATGGCGTGGGACCTGCGCGGCAACATGGACGCCGAGGTCGACCGGGTGCTGCTCTCCCTCGACCACACCCAGGCCGAGATCGACTCGCTCTGGCCCTCCTACCCGTTCGACGAGCACCCGCCGATCGTGTCCGGCGGTGGTGTGGTCGACGGCGTCTTCGAGCAGAACGCCAGCGGCAACGCGACCCGCAACCCCCGCCGTCCGGCGTACCCGCCGCGCGTCGTGGAGGCGCTCGAGCGCGTGCAGGAGCGCGTCGACGCGATGCCGGCCCTGCTCGGCTCCGGGCGCGGCATCGGCAGCAACTCCTGGGTCGTCGACGGCGACCACAGCGCCACCGGGATGCCGCTGCTCGCCAACGACCCGCACCTCGGCATCAGCCAGCCGGGCATCTGGATGCAGATGGGGCTGCACTGCCGCGAGCGCAGCGCGGACTGCACCCTCGACACCTCCGGCTTCACCTTCTCCGGCGTCCCCGGCGTGATCATCGGCCACAACGCCGACATCGCCTGGGGCTTCACCAACCTCGGCCCCGACGTGACCGACCTGTTCCTCGAGCAGACCGACGGTGACGACGCCTACGTCCGCGACGGCGCGTCGGAGCCGATGCAGGTCCGCACCGAGACCATCGAGGTCCGCGGCGCCGACGACGTCGAGCTCCGGGTCCGCGAGACCGTGCACGGGCCGCTGATCAGCGACGTGTCGTCGGAGTTCGCCACGGTCGGTGCCAACGCCCCCACCGACGAGCCCGGCGACCGCGGCAGCGGCTACGCCGTCGCGCTCGCGTGGACCGCGCTCCAACCGGCGCCCACGGCCGACGCGATCCTCGAGCTCAACCGGGCGTCGGACTGGGACGAGTTCCGCGCCGCCGCCGCCGACTTCTCTGTGCCGGCGCAGAACCTGGTCTACGCCGACCGCGAGGGCCACATCGGCTACCAGGCGCCCGGTCGGGTCCCGATCCGGCCGGCCGGCAACGACGGCACGATGCCGGTCGAGGGCTGGGTCAGCGCCAACGACTGGACGGGGGAGTACGTCCCGTTCGACGGCCTGCCGAGCGTGCTCGACCCGGAGGAGGGCTTCATCGCCACCGCCAACCAGGCGGTCATCGGCGAGGACTACCCCTACCTCCTCACCGAGGACTGGGACTACGGCTACCGCTCGACCCGGATCCGCGACGAGCTGGTCGCGGAGGGCGAGCTGTCGGTGTCGGAGATGTCCGCGCTCCAGCTCGACACCGCCAACCCGATGGCCGAGACGCTCGTGCCCTACCTGCTCGACGTCGAGCTGCCCTTCGGCTACTACCGCAACGCGCAGGACCTGCTGCGCGACTGGGACCTCACCTCACCCGCCGACAGCGCGCCCGCGGCGTACTTCAACGTCGTGTGGCGCAACCTGCTCGAGCTGACGTTCCACGACGACCTGCGCCAGCGCACCTGGCCCGACGGCGGCGACCGGTGGTTCCTCGTGGTCAGCCGGATGCTCCAGGACCCGGCCGGGCCGTGGTGGGACGACACGGACACCGACGAGGTCGAGACCCGCGACGACATCCTGCGGCAGGCGATGCTCGACGCGCGCGACGAGCTCACCCGGCGCCAGTCGCGCGACGTACGGCTGTGGGAGTGGGGCCGGCTGCACCACATGGACCTGCACAACGCGACCCTCGGCGAGTCGGGCGTCGGGCTCGTCGAGCGGCTGTTCAACCGCGACGGCTGGGAGGTCGGCGGCGGGTCGTCGATCGTCGACGCCACCTCGTGGAACGCCGTCGACGGCTACGACGTCACCGCAGCCCCGTCGATGCGGATGGTCGTGTCGCTCGCCGACTTCGACGACTCGCGCTGGATCAACCTCACCGGCGTCTCCGGCCACCCCGCCTCGTCGCACTACTCCGACCAGACCGAGCTCTACGTCGCCGGCCGCACCCTGCCGTGGGCGTTCTCCCGCGACGCCGTCGACGCGGCGACCGAGGACCGGCTGGTGCTGAAGCCCGCGGCCTCGGACTGA
- a CDS encoding 5-formyltetrahydrofolate cyclo-ligase codes for MGTSAGGDRSIAKTALRDQLQAARRRRPLEAAALHVEALTRGALAWEPVRRAATVAAYVSVGSEPGTGLLLDALEAAGKRVLLPVVLPGLDLDWAAYAGRDSLAPAVRGLLEPTGPRLGRDAIAGADVVLVPGTAVSSTGARLGQGGGCYDRALPRVLPGTPVAVVLFDDEVGLDVPADDHDVRVGFALTSAGVVTLGG; via the coding sequence GTGGGCACGTCAGCGGGCGGGGACAGGTCGATCGCGAAGACGGCGCTGCGCGACCAGTTGCAGGCCGCGCGCCGGCGTCGTCCGTTGGAGGCCGCAGCGCTGCACGTGGAGGCCCTCACCCGGGGCGCGCTGGCGTGGGAGCCGGTCCGTCGCGCGGCCACCGTCGCGGCCTACGTCTCGGTGGGCAGCGAGCCCGGCACCGGCCTGCTGCTCGACGCGCTCGAGGCCGCCGGCAAGCGGGTCCTGCTGCCGGTGGTGCTGCCGGGCCTCGACCTCGACTGGGCGGCGTACGCCGGTCGCGACTCGCTCGCGCCCGCGGTGCGCGGGCTGCTCGAGCCGACCGGCCCCCGGCTCGGTCGCGACGCGATCGCGGGCGCCGACGTGGTCCTCGTCCCCGGCACCGCGGTGTCGTCCACCGGCGCCCGGCTCGGCCAGGGCGGCGGCTGCTACGACCGCGCGCTCCCCCGCGTCCTGCCCGGCACCCCCGTCGCCGTCGTCCTCTTCGACGACGAGGTCGGCCTCGACGTGCCCGCCGACGACCACGACGTGCGGGTGGGGTTCGCGCTGACGTCGGCGGGGGTCGTCACCCTCGGTGGTTGA
- a CDS encoding UTP--glucose-1-phosphate uridylyltransferase, with amino-acid sequence MASKGTAHGLDLAREKMRQAGVDEVAIDTFAHYYRLLEHGETGMIAEDTIDPLDMEALADVEVPDDVAAEAIRHTAVIKLNGGLGTSMGMERAKSLLCVRRGLSFLDIIARQVLHLRKEYDATLPLLFMNSFRTSADTMEALARYDDLAVDGLPLEFLQNKEPKLLAADLVPAAYPKNPDLEWCPPGHGDIYTALRGTGLLARLLDAGYRYVFVSNSDNLGAVPDAKVAGWFAQSGAPFAIEAVRRTPSDRKGGHFARRKADGRIVLRESAQTLDADKEALADLDRHVFTSTNNLWFDVQAMVDALDARGGILGLPLIRNVKHLDPSDPSTPEVIQVETAMGAAIEVFEGARTIEVGRDRFVPVKTTDDLLVLRSDVYDLGKDFVLDQAADDVPYVALDGDFYKLVGDFDKRFPEGAPSLREADALTVKGDWTFGKGVRVVGEVALSSSSARRIEGGTVLDDQDADA; translated from the coding sequence ATGGCAAGCAAGGGCACCGCACACGGCCTGGACCTCGCGCGCGAGAAGATGCGCCAGGCCGGGGTCGACGAGGTCGCGATCGACACGTTCGCGCACTACTACCGGCTCCTCGAGCACGGCGAGACCGGCATGATCGCCGAGGACACCATCGACCCGCTCGACATGGAGGCGCTCGCCGACGTCGAGGTGCCCGACGACGTCGCCGCGGAGGCGATCCGGCACACGGCGGTGATCAAGCTCAACGGCGGGCTCGGCACGTCGATGGGCATGGAGCGCGCCAAGTCGCTGCTGTGCGTGCGCCGCGGCCTGAGCTTCCTCGACATCATCGCCCGCCAGGTGCTCCATCTCCGCAAGGAGTACGACGCCACGTTGCCGCTGCTGTTCATGAACTCCTTCCGCACCTCCGCCGACACCATGGAGGCGCTGGCCCGCTACGACGACCTCGCCGTCGACGGCCTGCCGCTGGAGTTCCTGCAGAACAAGGAGCCCAAGCTGCTCGCCGCCGACCTGGTGCCGGCGGCGTACCCGAAGAACCCCGACCTCGAGTGGTGCCCGCCCGGGCACGGCGACATCTACACCGCGCTGCGCGGCACCGGGCTGCTCGCCCGGCTGCTCGACGCCGGCTACCGCTACGTCTTCGTCTCCAACTCCGACAACCTCGGCGCGGTGCCCGACGCCAAGGTCGCCGGCTGGTTCGCCCAGAGCGGCGCGCCGTTCGCGATCGAGGCGGTCCGCCGCACGCCGTCGGACCGCAAGGGCGGCCACTTCGCCCGCCGCAAGGCCGACGGCCGGATCGTGCTGCGCGAGTCCGCGCAGACCCTCGACGCCGACAAGGAGGCGCTGGCCGACCTCGACCGCCACGTCTTCACCTCGACCAACAACCTGTGGTTCGACGTGCAGGCGATGGTCGACGCGCTCGACGCGCGCGGCGGCATCCTCGGCCTGCCGCTGATCCGCAACGTCAAGCACCTCGACCCGAGCGACCCCTCGACCCCCGAGGTGATCCAGGTCGAGACCGCGATGGGCGCGGCGATCGAGGTCTTCGAGGGAGCCCGCACCATCGAGGTCGGCCGTGACCGGTTCGTCCCGGTGAAGACCACCGACGACCTGCTGGTGCTGCGCTCCGACGTCTACGACCTCGGCAAGGACTTCGTCCTCGACCAGGCGGCCGACGACGTGCCGTACGTCGCGCTCGACGGCGACTTCTACAAGCTGGTCGGCGACTTCGACAAGCGCTTCCCCGAGGGCGCGCCCTCGCTGCGGGAGGCCGACGCGCTGACCGTGAAGGGCGACTGGACCTTCGGCAAGGGCGTACGCGTCGTGGGCGAGGTCGCACTGAGCTCCTCCTCGGCCCGGCGGATCGAGGGCGGCACCGTCCTCGACGACCAGGACGCCGATGCCTGA
- the glp gene encoding molybdotransferase-like divisome protein Glp — protein sequence MPDLLPVADYVERILATVSPLPAFPQPLMEAMGLALAEDVVAPISLPSFDNSSMDGYAVVAEDVASASPEEPVVLPVVGEIGAGQSSILALSPGTAVKIMTGAPIPTGATTVVPYEWTDRGVASVRIERAAAPGQHIRPTGDDITEGDMLLEEGTVLGPRHLGMLAAVGRSTVVTRPRPRVVVISTGSELRDPGTPLGRDSIYDGNSYLLAAAARAAGAIAYRVGIVPDETHAFTEALSDQLVRADLVVTSGGVSEGDFDVVKESLSHHGSMWFGGVGMQPGKPQGFGTIGEDDTPVFTLPGNPVSSYVSFEMFVLPAIRRMMGKLPYTRPTARARLTHGISSPDGKVQLVRGLYDTDRGGAFVSPVGGHGSHLIGDLATANCLIEVAADVTSVAAGEMVQVRRLDQEF from the coding sequence ATGCCTGACCTGCTGCCGGTCGCCGACTACGTCGAGCGCATCCTCGCCACCGTCTCGCCCCTGCCCGCCTTCCCCCAGCCACTGATGGAGGCGATGGGCCTCGCGCTGGCCGAGGACGTCGTCGCGCCGATCTCCTTGCCCAGCTTCGACAACTCGTCGATGGACGGCTACGCCGTGGTCGCCGAGGACGTCGCCTCCGCCTCGCCCGAGGAGCCGGTCGTGCTGCCGGTCGTCGGCGAGATCGGCGCCGGGCAGTCCTCGATCCTGGCGCTGTCACCCGGCACGGCCGTGAAGATCATGACCGGCGCGCCGATCCCGACCGGCGCCACCACCGTCGTGCCCTACGAGTGGACGGACCGCGGCGTCGCGTCGGTGCGGATCGAGCGGGCCGCGGCGCCGGGCCAGCACATCCGGCCCACCGGCGACGACATCACCGAGGGCGACATGCTGCTCGAGGAGGGCACCGTCCTCGGCCCGCGCCACCTCGGGATGCTGGCCGCCGTCGGCCGCTCGACCGTCGTCACCCGGCCCCGTCCGCGGGTCGTGGTGATCTCCACCGGCTCCGAGCTCCGCGATCCCGGCACGCCGCTGGGCCGCGACTCGATCTACGACGGCAACTCCTACCTCCTCGCGGCGGCCGCACGCGCGGCCGGCGCGATCGCCTACCGCGTCGGCATCGTGCCCGACGAGACGCACGCCTTCACCGAGGCGCTCAGCGACCAGCTGGTCCGGGCCGACCTCGTCGTCACCAGCGGCGGCGTCAGCGAGGGCGACTTCGACGTGGTGAAGGAGTCGCTGTCGCACCACGGCTCGATGTGGTTCGGCGGGGTCGGGATGCAACCCGGCAAGCCGCAGGGCTTCGGCACGATCGGCGAGGACGACACCCCGGTGTTCACCCTCCCGGGCAACCCGGTCTCCTCCTACGTCTCGTTCGAGATGTTCGTGCTCCCCGCGATCCGCCGGATGATGGGCAAGCTGCCCTACACCCGCCCGACGGCCCGCGCCCGCCTCACCCACGGCATCTCCTCGCCCGACGGCAAGGTGCAGCTGGTGCGCGGGCTCTACGACACCGACCGCGGTGGCGCGTTCGTCTCGCCGGTCGGCGGCCACGGGTCGCACCTGATCGGTGACCTCGCCACCGCCAACTGCCTGATCGAGGTCGCGGCGGACGTGACGTCGGTGGCGGCCGGTGAGATGGTGCAGGTCCGCCGCCTCGACCAGGAGTTCTGA
- the moaC gene encoding cyclic pyranopterin monophosphate synthase MoaC yields MTAHVPAGPDRLTHVDESGAARMVDVSDKAVTARTASASGRVLVSEAVVGLLRGEGVPKGDALAVARIAGIMGAKQTPSLIPLCHPLAVSGVEVDLAVTDTSVDITATVRTTDRTGVEMEALTAVTVAALTVVDMVKAVDKAAVITDVRVETKTGGKSGPWSR; encoded by the coding sequence ATGACCGCCCACGTCCCGGCCGGGCCGGACCGGCTCACCCACGTCGACGAGTCCGGGGCCGCCCGGATGGTCGACGTGTCCGACAAGGCCGTCACCGCGCGTACGGCCTCCGCGTCCGGTCGCGTGCTGGTCAGCGAGGCCGTGGTCGGGCTGCTGCGCGGCGAGGGCGTGCCGAAGGGCGACGCGCTCGCGGTGGCGCGGATCGCCGGGATCATGGGCGCCAAGCAGACGCCGTCGCTGATCCCGCTGTGCCACCCGCTCGCGGTGTCCGGGGTCGAGGTCGACCTCGCGGTCACCGACACGTCCGTGGACATCACCGCCACTGTCCGCACCACCGACCGCACCGGGGTCGAGATGGAGGCGCTGACGGCCGTCACCGTGGCAGCGCTCACGGTCGTCGACATGGTCAAGGCGGTCGACAAGGCCGCGGTCATCACCGACGTACGGGTCGAGACCAAGACCGGCGGGAAGTCGGGGCCATGGAGCCGGTGA
- a CDS encoding MogA/MoaB family molybdenum cofactor biosynthesis protein — protein sequence MEPVSEPASESVSLPAAVVVASNRAASGVYADETGPLIVAWLRERGFACDEPAVVPDGDPVREAVAAAVAAGARLVLTTGGTGLTPTDRTPEATRPLLDREVPGIAEAIRAAGVAKGVPTAMLSRGTAGIVGDCLVVNLPGSRGGVKDGLGVLDPVVRHAVEQVVGSDH from the coding sequence ATGGAGCCGGTGAGCGAGCCGGCGAGCGAGTCGGTGAGCCTGCCCGCCGCCGTCGTCGTGGCGTCCAACCGCGCCGCGTCCGGCGTCTACGCCGACGAGACCGGCCCGCTGATCGTCGCCTGGCTGCGCGAGCGCGGCTTCGCGTGCGACGAACCGGCGGTCGTCCCCGACGGCGACCCGGTGCGCGAGGCGGTCGCCGCGGCCGTCGCCGCAGGCGCGCGGCTCGTGCTCACCACGGGTGGCACCGGACTGACCCCCACCGACCGTACGCCCGAGGCGACCCGACCGCTCCTGGACCGTGAGGTCCCCGGGATCGCCGAGGCGATCCGCGCGGCGGGTGTCGCGAAGGGCGTCCCGACCGCGATGCTGTCGCGGGGCACCGCCGGCATCGTCGGCGACTGCCTCGTGGTCAACCTGCCCGGCTCGCGCGGCGGCGTGAAGGACGGCCTCGGCGTGCTCGACCCGGTGGTGCGCCACGCGGTCGAGCAGGTCGTCGGCAGCGACCACTGA
- a CDS encoding GNAT family N-acetyltransferase, producing MTAPGWPARLESHGVVVRALRRGDARTWQEVRTRNHEWLSPWDATVPPGAEPRPSSYRVVVRSLLHQAAQGRCLPFVIEVGGRFVGQVTVSNVARGSAQWASIGYWVSADVAGRGIAPRAVAMVIDHCLGPVGLHRVEICIRPENTSSLRVVEKLGLMEVGFAPLFLHIDGAWRDHRIFAVTREEAPAGVEVRLGAHQSHQ from the coding sequence ATGACCGCACCCGGCTGGCCCGCTCGTCTGGAGTCCCACGGCGTCGTGGTGCGCGCGCTGCGCCGCGGCGACGCCCGCACGTGGCAGGAGGTCCGCACCCGCAACCACGAGTGGCTGAGCCCCTGGGACGCGACGGTGCCGCCGGGCGCCGAGCCGCGCCCGTCGTCGTACCGCGTGGTGGTGCGGTCCCTGCTCCACCAGGCCGCGCAGGGGCGCTGCCTGCCGTTCGTGATCGAGGTCGGCGGCCGCTTCGTCGGCCAGGTCACGGTCAGCAACGTCGCCCGCGGATCGGCGCAGTGGGCGTCCATCGGCTACTGGGTGAGCGCCGACGTCGCCGGGCGCGGGATCGCGCCGCGCGCGGTCGCGATGGTGATCGACCACTGCCTCGGCCCGGTCGGGCTGCACCGCGTGGAGATCTGCATCCGCCCGGAGAACACCAGCTCGCTGCGGGTGGTGGAGAAGCTCGGCCTGATGGAGGTGGGGTTCGCGCCGCTCTTCCTGCACATCGACGGAGCCTGGCGCGACCACCGGATCTTCGCGGTGACCCGCGAGGAGGCGCCGGCAGGCGTCGAGGTGCGGCTGGGGGCGCACCAGTCACACCAGTAG
- the sepX gene encoding divisome protein SepX/GlpR, with product MDLSALIFVALAVAWAVYLIPKALKHHDEVVRSRSVEKFSHTMRVLARREPVDRRNARLVVAPIRAALRPPVETKARVAPEPVEVAASPAAPAVRRTPSPQAERAAARRAAKRRRNVLAVLLLANAVVVGLAVGAVVAWPWTAVPAGLLVAWLVACRVSVRRERAHRAAHPTRSAIEVGVPAEAAPAAPVEQGAEETESTGEHVVAVAEVPAAAVAEAPAVTTGEIPVVGGWEMVPTTLPTYVSKPAAQRRTVSTIDLDSTGVWSSGRSDEDSALARSAEESARSARESEERRRASGA from the coding sequence GTGGACCTGAGCGCGCTGATCTTCGTGGCCCTCGCCGTCGCGTGGGCCGTCTACCTGATCCCCAAGGCCCTCAAGCACCACGACGAGGTCGTCCGCAGCCGCTCGGTCGAGAAGTTCTCCCACACGATGCGCGTGCTCGCGCGCCGGGAGCCCGTCGACCGCCGCAACGCCCGCCTCGTCGTCGCGCCGATCCGGGCCGCCCTCCGTCCGCCGGTCGAGACCAAGGCCCGCGTGGCCCCCGAGCCGGTCGAGGTCGCGGCGTCGCCCGCCGCCCCCGCCGTGCGTCGTACGCCGTCGCCGCAGGCCGAGCGCGCAGCCGCGCGCCGCGCCGCGAAGCGTCGCCGCAACGTCCTCGCCGTGCTGCTGCTCGCCAACGCCGTCGTCGTCGGCCTCGCGGTCGGCGCGGTCGTCGCCTGGCCATGGACCGCGGTGCCCGCCGGGCTCCTGGTGGCCTGGCTGGTCGCCTGCCGGGTGTCGGTGCGCCGCGAGCGCGCCCACCGCGCCGCCCACCCGACCCGCTCCGCGATCGAGGTCGGCGTCCCGGCCGAGGCCGCCCCGGCCGCCCCGGTCGAGCAGGGCGCCGAGGAGACGGAGTCGACCGGCGAGCACGTGGTCGCCGTGGCCGAGGTCCCGGCCGCGGCCGTCGCCGAGGCGCCCGCCGTCACCACCGGCGAGATCCCGGTCGTCGGCGGCTGGGAGATGGTGCCCACGACCCTCCCGACCTACGTCTCCAAGCCGGCCGCCCAGCGCCGCACGGTCTCCACCATCGACCTCGACTCCACCGGCGTGTGGTCGAGCGGTCGCAGCGACGAGGACTCCGCCCTGGCCCGCTCGGCCGAGGAGTCCGCGCGCTCGGCGCGGGAGTCCGAGGAGCGCCGCCGGGCCTCCGGCGCCTGA
- a CDS encoding response regulator produces the protein MAEILVVDDEDDIRELVAMCVRRAGHTAWTFDDPHAALDFATRRPEIELALLDWSMPSMDGGELCVELRAVPHLAEIPILVVTAYTDEETRSRAFASGASGFIAKPFSIQVLQQYVATAMAGPEQDLHAPDELPTTPA, from the coding sequence GTGGCAGAGATCCTGGTGGTCGACGACGAGGACGACATCCGTGAGCTCGTGGCCATGTGCGTCCGCCGCGCCGGCCACACCGCCTGGACCTTCGACGACCCGCACGCCGCCCTGGACTTCGCCACGCGCCGCCCGGAGATCGAGCTCGCGCTGCTCGACTGGAGCATGCCGTCGATGGACGGCGGCGAGCTGTGCGTCGAGCTGCGCGCCGTGCCCCACCTCGCCGAGATCCCGATCCTCGTGGTGACCGCCTACACCGACGAGGAGACCCGCTCGCGCGCCTTCGCGTCGGGCGCCTCCGGCTTCATCGCCAAGCCGTTCAGCATCCAGGTGCTGCAGCAGTACGTCGCCACCGCGATGGCCGGTCCGGAGCAGGACCTGCACGCGCCGGACGAGCTGCCGACGACGCCCGCCTGA
- a CDS encoding ABC transporter ATP-binding protein, translating to MRTDTSPPDPVEVARCLGLVRLYPGSTGEVAALRGVDASFSSHSVTALTGPSGSGKSTLLALLAMRDRPDGGTVTVLGHDVASLSGRDRRRLARTGVTWAPQRPTDGLFPHLSAAQNLEQAARWRGAPRAEVGTLLRRLGLEEVADVRASRLSGGEQQRVAVGCACIGSPPLVLCDEPTAELDEDTAALALAALRDAARSGSAVVVATHDPDAVAASDRVVGLRHGVLGTEQAVGATVHAAIDRAGRLQLPPAALTLFPDQRAVVRVEGDRVVLEPPDRTGPADTGGERS from the coding sequence GTGAGGACTGACACGAGCCCGCCCGACCCGGTCGAGGTCGCTCGCTGCCTCGGGCTGGTGCGCCTCTACCCGGGCTCGACCGGCGAGGTGGCCGCGCTGCGCGGGGTGGACGCGTCGTTCTCCTCGCACAGCGTGACCGCGCTGACCGGTCCGTCCGGCAGCGGGAAGTCCACCCTGCTCGCGCTGCTGGCCATGCGCGACCGTCCCGACGGCGGCACGGTCACGGTCCTCGGCCACGACGTCGCCTCGCTGTCGGGCCGCGACCGGCGGCGGCTGGCCCGCACGGGCGTCACGTGGGCGCCCCAGCGCCCCACCGACGGGCTCTTCCCGCACCTGAGCGCCGCGCAGAACCTCGAGCAGGCCGCCCGCTGGCGCGGGGCGCCGCGCGCGGAGGTGGGCACCCTCCTGCGCCGGCTCGGGCTCGAGGAGGTCGCGGACGTACGCGCCTCGCGGCTGTCCGGCGGCGAGCAGCAGCGGGTCGCGGTGGGCTGCGCCTGCATCGGGTCGCCGCCGCTGGTCCTCTGCGACGAGCCGACCGCCGAGCTCGACGAGGACACCGCCGCGCTCGCGCTCGCCGCGCTGCGCGACGCGGCGCGCTCCGGCAGCGCCGTGGTGGTCGCCACCCACGACCCCGACGCCGTCGCCGCCAGCGACCGCGTGGTCGGGCTCCGCCACGGCGTGCTCGGCACCGAGCAGGCGGTCGGCGCGACCGTGCATGCGGCGATCGACCGGGCCGGGCGGCTCCAGCTCCCCCCGGCGGCACTCACGCTGTTCCCGGACCAGCGCGCCGTGGTCCGGGTGGAGGGGGACCGCGTGGTGCTCGAGCCCCCGGACCGGACCGGCCCTGCCGACACGGGTGGTGAGCGGTCGTGA